One genomic segment of Fusobacterium nucleatum includes these proteins:
- the polA gene encoding DNA polymerase I, with the protein MKKAVLLDVSAIMYRAYFANMNFRTKNEPTGAVYGFINTLLSIINEFKPDYMAAAFDVKRASLKRTEIYSDYKSNRQSAPEDLIKQIPRIEEALDAFNINRYKIEGYEADDVLGSLAKKLAKQDIEVIIVTGDKDLSQLVEKNITVALLGKGTEGEKFGTLKTSDDVVNYLGVVPEKIPDLFGLIGDKSDGIPGVTKIGEKKALAIFSQYDSLEKIYENIDNLKSIDGIGPSLIKNLVNEKDIAFMSRELAKIFTNLDITVEEDGLQYGMDREKLYSLCKVLEFKMFIKKLGLEEKPQNPTLFSIENLEEKKESPKIFEEEKEVEFTKEINLNLSNRELLIIDSENSLNEQKEYLTNYKKIASIYYEGLGIILSTENKDFYFPLNHGGLLAKNIDRNLVVKFISELDIKFISYNFKALLNLGISFKSMYMDMMIAYHLISSQTKIDPIIPITEYSKLEPKDFKTAFGKINVEIITAQDFSKYLSNISIGILAIYDELNYLLKKEDLYKILMENEMPLIPVLSLMERKGIEIDVQYFKNYSLELEKELLKVEKAIYEEAGEEFNINSPKQLGDILFVKLNLPSGKKTKTGYSTDVMVLEDLESYGYNIARLLLDYRKLNKLKTTYVDTLPLLVDENSRIHTSFNQIGTATGRLSSSEPNLQNIPVKTDDGIKIREGFIAGEGKVLMSIDYSQVELRVLTSMSKDENLIEAYREEKDLHDLTARRIFNLPDSETVSREQRTIAKIINFSIIYGKTPFGLAKELKIPVKDASEYIKKYFEQYPRVTTFEKEVIEFGEEHGYVKTLFGRKRYISGIDSKNKTIKSQAERMAVNTVIQGTAAEVLKKVMVKVYDILKDKEDIALLLQVHDELIFEVEKNSVEKYSGILADIMKNTVQLEDVKLNININVGKNWAEAK; encoded by the coding sequence ATGAAAAAAGCTGTACTTTTAGATGTGAGTGCAATAATGTATAGAGCATATTTTGCAAATATGAATTTTAGAACTAAAAATGAACCAACAGGGGCAGTATATGGTTTTATAAATACATTATTAAGTATAATAAATGAATTTAAACCAGACTATATGGCTGCTGCTTTTGATGTAAAAAGAGCATCATTAAAGAGAACAGAAATATATAGTGATTATAAATCTAATAGACAATCAGCACCAGAAGATTTAATCAAACAAATTCCAAGAATAGAAGAAGCATTAGACGCTTTTAATATTAATAGATACAAAATAGAAGGCTATGAAGCAGATGATGTTTTAGGAAGTTTGGCAAAAAAATTAGCTAAACAAGATATAGAAGTTATAATTGTAACAGGGGATAAAGATTTATCTCAATTGGTTGAAAAAAATATTACAGTTGCACTTTTAGGTAAAGGAACAGAAGGTGAAAAATTTGGAACATTAAAAACTTCTGATGATGTTGTAAATTATTTAGGTGTTGTACCTGAAAAAATTCCAGACTTATTCGGACTTATTGGAGATAAAAGTGATGGAATACCTGGTGTAACTAAAATAGGAGAAAAGAAAGCATTAGCAATATTTTCACAATATGATAGCTTAGAAAAAATTTATGAAAATATTGATAATTTAAAAAGTATAGATGGGATAGGTCCTTCTCTTATAAAAAATCTTGTAAATGAAAAAGATATTGCATTTATGAGTAGAGAACTTGCTAAAATTTTTACTAATTTAGATATAACAGTTGAAGAAGATGGATTACAATATGGAATGGATAGGGAAAAATTATATTCTCTATGCAAGGTTTTAGAATTTAAAATGTTTATAAAAAAATTAGGCTTAGAAGAGAAACCTCAAAATCCTACTCTATTTTCAATTGAAAATTTAGAAGAAAAGAAAGAAAGTCCAAAAATATTTGAAGAAGAAAAAGAAGTTGAATTTACAAAAGAAATTAATTTAAATCTTTCTAACAGAGAGCTTTTAATTATAGATAGTGAAAATAGTTTAAATGAGCAAAAAGAATATTTGACTAATTATAAAAAAATAGCTTCTATTTATTATGAAGGTTTAGGAATTATTTTATCAACAGAAAATAAAGATTTCTATTTTCCTTTGAATCATGGAGGTTTACTTGCCAAAAATATAGATAGAAATTTAGTAGTCAAGTTCATTTCAGAGCTTGATATAAAATTTATTTCATATAATTTTAAAGCTTTATTAAATTTAGGTATAAGTTTTAAATCTATGTATATGGATATGATGATAGCTTATCATTTAATTAGTTCTCAAACTAAAATTGATCCAATAATACCAATTACAGAGTATTCAAAATTAGAGCCAAAAGATTTTAAGACAGCTTTTGGAAAGATTAATGTAGAGATCATCACAGCACAAGATTTTTCAAAATATCTGTCAAATATTAGCATAGGTATTTTGGCTATTTACGATGAGTTAAACTATTTGTTAAAAAAAGAAGATTTATATAAGATTTTAATGGAAAATGAGATGCCTTTAATTCCAGTATTATCACTTATGGAGAGAAAAGGAATAGAGATAGATGTTCAATATTTTAAAAATTATTCTTTGGAATTAGAAAAAGAACTTTTAAAAGTTGAAAAAGCCATCTATGAAGAAGCAGGAGAAGAATTTAATATAAATTCGCCTAAACAATTAGGAGATATATTATTTGTTAAATTGAATTTACCTAGTGGAAAGAAAACTAAAACAGGTTATTCAACAGATGTTATGGTTTTAGAGGACTTAGAAAGCTATGGTTATAATATAGCTAGATTACTTCTTGATTATAGAAAATTAAATAAATTAAAAACTACTTATGTTGATACTTTACCACTTTTAGTTGATGAAAATTCAAGAATACACACAAGTTTTAATCAAATAGGAACAGCAACAGGGAGACTTTCTTCATCTGAACCTAACTTACAAAATATACCAGTAAAAACTGATGATGGTATAAAAATTAGAGAAGGTTTTATTGCAGGAGAAGGAAAAGTTTTGATGAGTATTGACTATTCACAGGTTGAACTAAGAGTGTTGACTTCAATGTCAAAAGATGAAAATCTTATAGAAGCATATAGGGAAGAAAAGGATTTGCATGATTTGACAGCTAGAAGAATTTTTAATTTGCCTGATTCAGAAACTGTGTCAAGAGAACAAAGAACAATAGCTAAAATAATTAATTTTAGTATAATTTATGGTAAGACTCCTTTTGGATTAGCAAAAGAGCTAAAAATACCTGTAAAAGATGCCTCTGAATATATTAAAAAATATTTTGAGCAATATCCAAGAGTTACAACTTTCGAAAAAGAAGTTATTGAATTTGGAGAAGAACATGGTTATGTTAAAACATTATTTGGAAGAAAAAGATATATAAGTGGTATTGACTCTAAAAATAAGACTATAAAATCTCAGGCTGAAAGAATGGCAGTAAATACTGTTATTCAAGGAACAGCAGCAGAAGTATTAAAAAAAGTTATGGTAAAAGTCTATGATATTTTAAAAGATAAAGAAGATATAGCTTTACTTTTACAAGTTCATGATGAGTTAATATTTGAAGTAGAAAAAAATTCAGTTGAAAAATATTCAGGAATTTTAGCAGATATAATGAAGAACACAGTTCAACTGGAAGATGTGAAGTTAAATATAAACATAAATGTTGGTAAAAATTGGGCAGAGGCAAAATAA
- a CDS encoding class I SAM-dependent methyltransferase translates to MANKETIENVKIVQKSYDETPYKSKTFYYTQPGRQQMVLKLLGFATPSLEKARVLEIGCSFGGNIIPFALENPKAEVVGIDLSSVQIEEGNKIINFLGLENIKLIHQNVLEFDEKLGKFDYIICHGVFSWVNEEVQRGILNVIKNHLSENGSAVLSYNTYPGWKNFEVVRDVMLFRDEMLKNRGEQINESNAVKYGRGAMEFLSQFSMLNDKLKESITGITEKDDYYILHEYFEENNKPLYLYNFNKMLLEYGLIHVVDSDLMKTFPNISNEIEENLSAECGNDNIAKEQYYDFLLDRQFRISIVTHEVNKEKINISKDVRISDLKEIDIRGKYQKNKDGFYTIENNEIKDEEISLILDILSENYPNTLTIAELEKKVRERNNLENNNVYANAVYLMYGKLVEAYSRKLTIKKEEKIKINSKYKDYLNYFITNPNPVIALASYEGTVNYDTFNPIMLFIMTLFDGTRTDKDILNILLEKEKEGEVVITFEEGSSKEEIIKNNIEICRNFIEINFLNK, encoded by the coding sequence ATGGCAAATAAAGAAACAATTGAAAATGTCAAAATAGTTCAAAAGAGTTATGATGAGACACCATATAAGTCAAAGACATTTTATTATACTCAACCAGGAAGACAACAAATGGTTTTGAAACTATTAGGGTTTGCAACACCTAGTTTAGAAAAAGCTAGGGTACTTGAAATAGGTTGTTCATTTGGGGGAAATATAATTCCTTTTGCTTTGGAAAATCCAAAAGCAGAAGTAGTGGGTATTGATTTATCTAGTGTTCAAATTGAAGAAGGAAATAAAATTATTAACTTTTTAGGTTTAGAAAATATAAAATTAATTCATCAAAATGTATTAGAATTTGATGAAAAACTTGGAAAATTTGACTATATTATTTGCCATGGAGTTTTTTCATGGGTTAATGAGGAAGTACAGAGAGGAATTTTAAATGTAATTAAGAATCATCTTTCAGAAAATGGTTCAGCAGTACTTTCATACAATACTTATCCTGGTTGGAAAAATTTTGAAGTTGTAAGAGATGTAATGCTATTTAGAGATGAAATGCTAAAGAATAGAGGAGAACAAATAAATGAAAGTAATGCAGTAAAATATGGAAGAGGAGCAATGGAATTTTTAAGCCAGTTTTCTATGTTAAATGATAAATTAAAAGAAAGTATTACTGGGATAACCGAAAAAGATGACTACTATATTTTACATGAATATTTTGAAGAAAATAATAAACCATTGTATCTATACAATTTTAATAAAATGTTACTAGAATATGGCTTGATACATGTTGTTGATTCTGATTTAATGAAAACTTTCCCAAATATTTCAAATGAGATAGAAGAAAATTTAAGTGCTGAATGTGGTAATGATAATATAGCTAAAGAGCAATATTATGATTTCCTATTGGATAGACAATTTAGAATTAGTATAGTAACTCATGAAGTTAACAAGGAAAAAATTAATATTTCCAAAGATGTTCGTATAAGTGATTTAAAAGAAATAGATATTAGAGGAAAATATCAAAAAAATAAAGATGGTTTTTATACAATAGAAAATAATGAAATAAAAGATGAGGAAATAAGTTTAATTTTAGATATTTTAAGTGAAAACTATCCAAATACTCTAACAATAGCTGAGTTAGAAAAAAAAGTAAGAGAGAGAAATAATCTTGAAAATAACAATGTTTATGCAAATGCAGTTTATTTAATGTATGGAAAATTAGTTGAAGCATATTCAAGAAAACTTACTATAAAAAAAGAAGAAAAAATAAAAATAAATTCTAAATATAAAGATTATTTAAATTACTTTATAACTAACCCTAATCCTGTTATAGCACTAGCAAGTTATGAAGGAACAGTAAATTATGATACTTTTAATCCAATAATGCTATTTATAATGACTTTATTTGATGGTACAAGAACAGATAAAGACATCCTTAATATCTTATTAGAAAAGGAAAAAGAAGGGGAAGTAGTTATAACTTTTGAAGAAGGCTCATCTAAGGAAGAAATTATAAAAAATAATATTGAAATTTGTAGAAACTTTATAGAAATTAATTTCTTAAATAAATAA
- the secF gene encoding protein translocase subunit SecF yields the protein MKTNLHVIKNIKIYLSISLILVTLSIVIFFTKGLNYGIDFSGGNLFQLKYNGTTVTLNQINENLDKLAKELPQVNSNSRKVQISDDGIIIVRVPEISENDKGKVLNNLKELGSYTLDKEDKVGASIGDDLKKSAIYSLGIGAILIVIYITMRFEFSFAIGGILSLLHDIIIAVGFIAFMGYEVDTPFIAAILTILGYSINDTIVIYDRIRENLKRKHKGWTLEQCMDESINQTAIRSLNTSVTTLFSVIAILVFGGASLKTFIMTLLIGILAGTYSSIFVATPIVYLLNKRKGNDMQDMFKDDEENNDGKRVEKILV from the coding sequence ATGAAAACAAATTTACATGTTATAAAGAATATAAAAATTTATCTTTCAATTTCACTAATTCTTGTTACTTTATCAATAGTAATATTTTTTACAAAAGGACTTAATTATGGAATAGACTTTTCAGGAGGAAATTTATTTCAATTAAAATATAATGGAACAACAGTCACATTGAATCAAATTAATGAAAATTTAGATAAATTAGCAAAAGAATTACCACAAGTTAATTCAAATAGTAGAAAAGTTCAAATTTCAGATGATGGAATTATTATAGTTAGAGTTCCTGAAATAAGTGAAAATGATAAGGGAAAAGTATTGAATAATTTAAAAGAATTAGGTTCATATACTTTGGATAAAGAGGATAAGGTTGGAGCAAGTATTGGAGATGATTTAAAAAAATCAGCTATCTATTCATTAGGTATAGGTGCAATTTTGATAGTAATATATATTACTATGAGATTTGAGTTTAGCTTTGCTATTGGAGGAATTTTATCATTATTACATGATATAATTATAGCAGTAGGGTTCATAGCTTTTATGGGTTATGAAGTTGATACTCCATTTATAGCGGCTATACTTACTATATTAGGATATTCAATAAATGATACCATAGTAATCTATGATAGAATAAGAGAAAATTTAAAAAGAAAGCATAAAGGTTGGACACTTGAACAATGTATGGATGAATCTATAAATCAAACAGCAATTAGATCATTGAATACATCAGTTACAACATTATTTTCTGTAATTGCTATATTAGTTTTTGGTGGAGCAAGTTTAAAAACTTTTATAATGACATTATTAATAGGAATACTTGCGGGAACATATAGTTCAATATTTGTTGCAACTCCAATAGTTTATTTGTTGAATAAGAGAAAAGGTAATGATATGCAAGATATGTTTAAAGATGATGAAGAAAATAATGATGGTAAAAGAGTAGAAAAGATTTTAGTTTAA
- the secD gene encoding protein translocase subunit SecD produces the protein MNKKLFLRLLIVIAIFAVALYYSLAKPIKLGLDLKGGAYVVLEAVEDENSNVKIDNDAMNRLIEVLNRRVNGIGVAESTIQKAGDNRVIVELPGLQNTEEAINLIGKTALMEFKLMNEDGSLGETLLTGSALQKAEVSYDNLGRPQISFNMTPEGAQVFAKITRENIGRQLAITLDGVVQTAPKINTEISGGSGVITGNYTVEEAKGTAALLNAGALPIKAEIAETRTVGATLGDESIAQSKNAGMVAIVLIWVFMIIFYRLPGIIADLAIIIFGFITFACLNFIDATLTLPGIAGFILSLGMAVDANVIIFERIKEELRFGNNIRNSIDSGFNKGFIAIFDSNLTTLIITTILFVFGTGPIKGFAVTLALGTLASMFTAITVTKVLLLTFVNMFGFRSPKLFGVTVEEAK, from the coding sequence ATGAATAAGAAATTATTTCTTAGATTATTGATAGTAATAGCAATTTTTGCAGTAGCTCTGTATTATAGCTTAGCGAAGCCAATAAAACTAGGATTGGATTTAAAGGGTGGAGCTTATGTTGTACTTGAAGCTGTGGAAGACGAGAATTCAAATGTAAAAATAGATAATGATGCTATGAACAGATTGATTGAAGTATTAAATAGAAGAGTAAATGGAATTGGAGTCGCAGAATCTACAATTCAAAAAGCAGGAGATAATAGAGTTATTGTTGAATTACCAGGACTACAAAATACAGAAGAAGCAATAAATTTAATAGGTAAGACAGCTTTGATGGAATTCAAATTAATGAATGAAGATGGTAGTTTAGGAGAAACTTTACTTACAGGTTCAGCATTGCAAAAAGCAGAAGTATCTTATGACAATTTAGGTAGACCTCAAATATCATTTAATATGACACCAGAAGGAGCTCAAGTTTTTGCAAAGATAACAAGAGAAAATATAGGTAGACAACTTGCAATCACTCTTGATGGAGTTGTACAAACAGCACCTAAAATTAACACTGAAATTTCTGGTGGAAGTGGAGTTATAACAGGAAATTATACAGTTGAAGAAGCAAAAGGGACAGCAGCATTATTAAATGCAGGGGCATTGCCAATAAAGGCAGAGATAGCTGAAACAAGAACTGTTGGAGCTACCCTTGGAGATGAATCAATAGCTCAAAGTAAAAATGCAGGTATGGTTGCAATAGTTTTAATTTGGGTGTTTATGATAATCTTTTATAGATTACCAGGAATTATAGCAGATTTAGCAATCATTATTTTTGGATTTATAACATTTGCTTGTCTAAATTTTATAGATGCAACACTTACTTTACCAGGTATTGCTGGATTTATTCTTTCACTTGGAATGGCAGTTGATGCAAATGTTATTATTTTTGAGAGAATTAAAGAAGAGTTAAGATTTGGAAATAACATAAGAAATTCAATAGATTCTGGTTTTAATAAAGGTTTTATAGCAATATTTGACTCAAACTTAACAACTTTAATTATAACAACTATCTTATTTGTATTCGGTACTGGACCAATAAAAGGATTTGCAGTAACATTAGCATTAGGAACATTAGCCTCAATGTTTACAGCAATAACAGTAACAAAAGTATTACTTCTGACTTTTGTAAATATGTTTGGTTTTAGAAGTCCAAAACTTTTTGGTGTTACAGTAGAGGAGGCTAAATAA
- the ruvX gene encoding Holliday junction resolvase RuvX: MKRYIALDIGDVRIGVARSDIMGIIASPLETINRKKVKSVKRIAEICKENDTNLVVVGIPKSLDGEEKRQAEKVREYIEKLKKEIENLEIIEVDERFSTVIADNILKELNKNGAIEKRKVVDKVAASIILQTYLDMKK; the protein is encoded by the coding sequence ATGAAAAGATATATAGCACTTGATATAGGTGATGTAAGAATTGGAGTAGCAAGGTCAGATATAATGGGGATAATTGCCTCTCCATTAGAAACTATCAATAGAAAAAAAGTAAAATCTGTAAAAAGAATTGCAGAGATTTGCAAGGAAAATGATACAAATTTAGTAGTTGTAGGCATACCCAAAAGTCTTGATGGTGAAGAAAAAAGACAGGCAGAAAAAGTAAGAGAATATATTGAAAAATTAAAAAAAGAAATTGAAAATCTTGAAATAATTGAAGTAGATGAAAGATTTTCAACAGTGATAGCTGATAATATTTTAAAAGAACTAAATAAAAATGGTGCTATTGAAAAAAGAAAGGTAGTTGATAAAGTAGCTGCCTCAATAATATTACAAACATATTTAGATATGAAAAAATAA
- the alaS gene encoding alanine--tRNA ligase, whose translation MLTGNEIREKFIEFFMQKQHKHFESASLIPDDPTLLLTVAGMVPFKPYFLGQKEAPCPRVTTYQKCIRTNDLENVGRTARHHTFFEMLGNFSFGDYFKKEAIKWSWEFVTEVLKINKDKLWVTVFTTDDEAEKIWIEECNFPKERIVRMGESENWWSAGPTGSCGPCSEIHVDLGVQYGGDENSKIGDEGTDNRFIEIWNLVFTEWNRMEDGSLEPLPKKNIDTGAGLERIAAVVQGKTNNFETDLLFPILEEAGKITGSQYGKNLETNFSLKVITDHARAVTFLVNDGVIPSNEGRGYILRRILRRAVRHGRLLGYKDLFMYKMVDKVVEKFEVAYPDLRKNVENIRKIVKIEEEKFSNTLDQGIQLVNQEIDNLLTNGKNKLDGEISFKLYDTYGFPYELTEEIAEERGIIVLREEFEAKMEEQKEKARSAREVVMEKGQDSFIEEFYDKYGVTEFTGYKKTEDEGKLLSLREAKDRKYLLIFDKTPFYAESGGQVGDQGKIYSDNFAGKVLDVQKQKDIFIHTVELEKGMPEENKTYKLEVDVVKRLDTAKNHTATHLLHKALREIVGTHVQQAGSLVDSEKLRFDFSHYEALTEEQLSKIEDIVNEKIREGIEVVVSHHSIEEAKKLGAMMLFGDKYGDIVRVVDVPSFSTELCGGTHIDNIGKIGLFKIVSEGGIAAGVRRIEAKTGYGAYLVEKEEADILKNIEQKLKATNSNLVEKVEKNLETLKDTEKELEILKQKLALFETKAAISGMEEIGGAKVLIAAFKDKSTEDLRTMIDTIKDNNEKAIIVLASTQDKLAFAVGVTKTLTDKIKAGDLVKKLAEITGGKGGGRPDFAQAGGKDEGKLLDAFKEVREIIEAKLV comes from the coding sequence ATGTTAACAGGTAATGAAATTAGGGAGAAGTTTATTGAATTTTTTATGCAAAAACAGCATAAACACTTTGAAAGTGCGTCTTTAATACCAGATGATCCAACTTTACTTTTGACAGTAGCTGGAATGGTACCATTTAAACCATATTTCTTAGGACAAAAAGAAGCACCTTGTCCAAGAGTTACAACTTATCAAAAATGTATAAGAACAAATGATTTAGAAAATGTCGGGAGAACTGCAAGACATCATACATTTTTTGAAATGTTGGGAAATTTCTCATTTGGAGATTATTTTAAAAAAGAAGCTATTAAATGGTCTTGGGAGTTTGTAACAGAGGTATTGAAAATTAATAAAGATAAGCTTTGGGTTACAGTTTTTACAACTGATGATGAAGCAGAAAAAATTTGGATAGAAGAGTGTAATTTTCCAAAAGAAAGAATAGTAAGAATGGGAGAAAGTGAAAACTGGTGGTCAGCAGGACCTACTGGTTCTTGTGGACCTTGTTCTGAAATTCATGTTGATTTGGGTGTTCAATACGGTGGAGATGAAAATTCTAAAATTGGTGATGAAGGAACAGATAATCGTTTTATAGAAATTTGGAACTTGGTATTTACTGAATGGAATAGAATGGAAGATGGAAGTTTAGAACCATTACCTAAAAAAAATATAGATACAGGAGCAGGGCTTGAAAGAATAGCTGCTGTTGTACAAGGAAAAACGAATAATTTTGAAACAGATTTATTATTTCCAATACTTGAAGAAGCTGGAAAAATTACAGGAAGCCAATATGGAAAAAATCTTGAAACAAATTTTTCATTAAAGGTTATAACAGACCATGCAAGGGCTGTAACTTTCTTGGTAAATGATGGAGTTATCCCTTCAAATGAAGGAAGAGGATACATTCTAAGAAGAATTTTAAGAAGAGCAGTAAGACATGGAAGATTGTTAGGTTATAAAGATTTATTTATGTATAAAATGGTAGATAAGGTTGTTGAAAAATTTGAAGTAGCTTATCCAGATTTAAGAAAAAATGTAGAAAATATTAGAAAAATAGTAAAAATTGAAGAAGAAAAATTCTCCAATACTCTTGATCAGGGCATACAACTTGTAAATCAAGAAATTGATAATCTACTTACTAATGGAAAAAATAAGCTGGATGGAGAAATTTCATTTAAACTTTATGATACCTATGGTTTCCCTTATGAATTGACAGAAGAAATTGCAGAAGAAAGAGGAATAATCGTATTAAGAGAAGAATTTGAAGCTAAAATGGAAGAACAAAAAGAAAAAGCTAGATCTGCAAGAGAAGTAGTAATGGAAAAAGGACAAGATAGCTTTATTGAAGAATTTTATGATAAATATGGAGTAACTGAGTTTACAGGTTATAAAAAAACAGAAGATGAAGGAAAACTTTTAAGTCTAAGAGAAGCAAAAGATAGAAAATATCTATTAATTTTTGATAAAACTCCTTTCTATGCAGAATCAGGTGGACAAGTAGGAGATCAAGGAAAAATTTATTCTGATAACTTTGCAGGAAAAGTTTTAGATGTTCAAAAACAAAAAGATATATTTATACATACTGTTGAACTTGAAAAAGGTATGCCAGAAGAAAACAAAACTTATAAATTAGAAGTAGATGTTGTAAAAAGATTGGATACTGCTAAAAACCATACAGCAACTCATTTGCTACATAAGGCTTTAAGAGAAATTGTAGGAACTCATGTACAACAAGCAGGTTCATTAGTTGATTCTGAAAAATTGAGATTTGATTTTAGCCACTATGAAGCATTGACAGAGGAACAACTTTCTAAAATTGAAGATATAGTAAATGAAAAAATTAGAGAAGGTATAGAAGTTGTTGTAAGTCATCATAGTATAGAAGAAGCTAAAAAACTTGGAGCTATGATGTTATTTGGAGATAAATATGGTGATATAGTAAGAGTGGTGGATGTGCCTAGTTTCTCAACTGAACTTTGTGGTGGAACACATATAGATAATATTGGAAAAATAGGTTTATTTAAAATAGTATCTGAAGGTGGTATAGCAGCAGGAGTTAGAAGAATAGAAGCTAAAACTGGATATGGAGCATATTTAGTTGAAAAAGAAGAAGCTGATATTTTAAAAAATATTGAACAGAAATTGAAAGCAACTAATTCAAACTTGGTTGAAAAAGTAGAAAAAAATTTGGAAACTCTAAAAGATACTGAAAAAGAATTAGAAATTTTAAAACAAAAACTTGCTTTATTTGAAACAAAAGCTGCTATCTCTGGTATGGAAGAAATTGGTGGAGCAAAAGTATTAATTGCTGCTTTTAAAGATAAATCAACAGAAGATTTAAGAACTATGATAGATACTATAAAGGATAATAATGAAAAGGCAATAATAGTTTTAGCAAGTACACAAGATAAACTAGCTTTTGCAGTTGGGGTAACAAAAACTTTAACTGATAAAATAAAAGCAGGAGATCTAGTGAAGAAACTAGCTGAAATAACAGGTGGAAAAGGTGGAGGAAGACCTGATTTTGCACAAGCTGGTGGAAAAGATGAAGGAAAACTTTTAGATGCCTTTAAAGAAGTAAGAGAAATTATAGAGGCTAAATTGGTATAA
- the lptB gene encoding LPS export ABC transporter ATP-binding protein — translation MISLSADSLVKAYKKRKVVDKVSLEVNKGEIVGLLGPNGAGKTTTFYMITGIVKPDSGQVMCADQDITNLPMYKRADMGIGYLAQEPSVFRNLTVEENIEVVLEMKNISKKMQRETVDRLLEEFKLTHVRDSLGYSLSGGERRRIEIARTIANNPSFILLDEPFAGVDPIAVEDIQNIIRHLKKRDLGILITDHNVRETLSITDKSYIMAKGKVLIEGTPCEIANNPEARRIYLGEKFKLD, via the coding sequence ATGATAAGTTTAAGTGCTGATAGCCTTGTAAAAGCATATAAAAAAAGAAAGGTTGTAGACAAGGTTAGTTTAGAAGTTAATAAAGGTGAAATTGTTGGTCTTCTTGGTCCCAATGGAGCTGGAAAAACGACAACTTTCTACATGATAACTGGAATAGTAAAACCAGATAGTGGACAAGTAATGTGTGCAGATCAAGATATAACTAATTTGCCAATGTATAAAAGAGCAGATATGGGTATTGGTTATCTGGCACAAGAACCTTCTGTTTTTAGAAACTTAACAGTTGAAGAAAATATAGAAGTTGTACTTGAAATGAAAAATATATCAAAAAAAATGCAAAGAGAAACGGTGGATAGATTACTTGAGGAATTTAAACTTACTCATGTAAGAGATTCATTAGGTTATTCTTTATCTGGTGGAGAAAGAAGAAGAATAGAAATTGCTAGAACAATAGCAAATAATCCAAGTTTTATATTGCTTGATGAACCTTTTGCAGGTGTTGACCCAATAGCAGTTGAAGATATACAAAATATTATAAGGCACCTTAAAAAAAGGGATTTAGGGATATTAATAACAGACCATAATGTAAGAGAAACTTTAAGTATTACAGATAAATCATATATTATGGCAAAAGGTAAAGTTCTAATAGAAGGAACACCATGTGAGATAGCAAATAACCCAGAAGCAAGAAGAATATATTTAGGTGAAAAATTTAAGTTGGATTAG